TAAGGAAAATTGCATCCGTATACCAATGGTAGGAGATATTAGGAGCCTTAACCTTGGTAATTCCGTTGCAATTATCCTATATGAGGCCCTAAGACAGAATAATTTTGAAACTATGCAGATGGAAGGTAATCTACATTATCACAACTGGGATGATCAGTTGTAGAACTTTTTATAAATTAATATCCTGCTGTTTTTGGCAGGGAGAAGATAAATTCTGTTCCTACCCCCTCAGTGCTGACTACATTAATATTCTCATTGTGAGCTTGTATTATTTCTTTTGTAATAGAAAGACCTAGACCGGTGCCTTTTTTATCCTTACCTCTGGAGGCATCGGTTTTGTAGAAACGATCCCATATCTTTTTTATTGAATCTTTAGGTATGCCGATACCGTAGTCCTTAACCGATACAAATACCTTTTCCCCCTTTTCTTCAGTGGAAACTTTAATTTTTGAATTATTGTGGCTGAATTTTATGGCATTGTCTATAAGGTTATATAAGACCTGTTGTATCTTGCTCATATCGGCATCCACATAAGTTTCGGTTGAGGAGAATACAAGGTTTAAAGTGATTTTTTTACTCCTACAAGCTCCTTCAAAGCTTTCTGCTGTTTTCTTTATTACCAGGTTAATATCAAATGATACAATATCAAGAAGAGCACTGCGACTTTCAAATCTATTTAATTCTAATAAACTGGATGTCAGCTTATTTAGCCTCTCTGTCTCAAATAAAATTATATTTAAGTACCTATCTTGCATATCTGTAGGAATAGTACCGTCTAATATAGCTTCTGCATAGCCCTTTATAGAAGTTAGGGGAGATCTAAAATCATGGGAGATGTTTGCTACGAACTTTTTCTGGTAATCATCTAGCATACTAATTTCCTCTGCCATATATGATATGGCAGCCCCTAAATCCCTATACTCATTAGGTCCTTTAATATTAAGTTTGTAAGTATAATTTCCTGAGCTATATTCCATAGCTGCTTTCATCAATTTTTTTAGGGGCCTTGCAGTTATATAATAAATATAAATAAAAATTAAAAACAGTAATGGGAAAAAAATAAGGAAACATATATTAATAACATCAAGATACATATTAGCCCTATCTTGTATCTCGCTCATAGGGGAATGAAGTACAATATAGCCCCGTAGTCTAAAATTATAATCCACTCTATAAATTACACTTAACATAGGCTCACGGAAGATGTTTTTAAACATAGTATTTTCCGAAAGAGTTTTGTTTAAAAACTGTGGGTCTAAATCGTTAAGATTTATATCTAAGGGGTTATTAACATTAGAAGAATCAGCAATAATCCTTCCTTCCCGATTCACAATCCAGACACGGATATTTAAGTAGGTGTCTATTGATTTGAATTGGGAAGCAAGGTCGTCATCTAAATTATTTTCCACAAAAATATTACCTCGATATGCATTAGCGATTAAGGAAGCTTCTTTATAAAGGAGATTGATTTGATCTTTTTTAAGCTTATTTTTCAACAAGGTCATACCATATGTATTTACAAGTATGAAGACCATAACAACTGAAATTAGATAGCATAGAATCAATCTTAACCATAGAGTCTTTTTCATGGTATGCACCTGCCTAATTCTAAAATCTTATTATTATGCTTATTTTTTAGTGTTCTTTACTTCGAACTTATAACCTATGCCCCATACTGTGGCTAGGCTCCAATTGCTGTG
This genomic interval from Herbinix luporum contains the following:
- a CDS encoding sensor histidine kinase, yielding MKKTLWLRLILCYLISVVMVFILVNTYGMTLLKNKLKKDQINLLYKEASLIANAYRGNIFVENNLDDDLASQFKSIDTYLNIRVWIVNREGRIIADSSNVNNPLDINLNDLDPQFLNKTLSENTMFKNIFREPMLSVIYRVDYNFRLRGYIVLHSPMSEIQDRANMYLDVINICFLIFFPLLFLIFIYIYYITARPLKKLMKAAMEYSSGNYTYKLNIKGPNEYRDLGAAISYMAEEISMLDDYQKKFVANISHDFRSPLTSIKGYAEAILDGTIPTDMQDRYLNIILFETERLNKLTSSLLELNRFESRSALLDIVSFDINLVIKKTAESFEGACRSKKITLNLVFSSTETYVDADMSKIQQVLYNLIDNAIKFSHNNSKIKVSTEEKGEKVFVSVKDYGIGIPKDSIKKIWDRFYKTDASRGKDKKGTGLGLSITKEIIQAHNENINVVSTEGVGTEFIFSLPKTAGY